Proteins encoded within one genomic window of Ranitomeya variabilis isolate aRanVar5 chromosome 4, aRanVar5.hap1, whole genome shotgun sequence:
- the LOC143768011 gene encoding uncharacterized protein LOC143768011 translates to MDRDKMAERILHLTLEILFRLTGEHYTVVKKTSSERCQDPVSEGWGRPLSPIMGLPPHPLIHEDINDKKILELMYKMIELLTGEVPIRCQDFAVYFSMEEWEYLEEHRDLYKDVRMEGPRALTSPVLSNKRTTPERCPRPLPQDSKQEDPNAPQDHQGEDLTHINTTERYVMGDEPCKEIPTYDYPDDCTRRSEGQLTSSIFKSDDLEIPLDTIEVNAITPDIPSSFYSKDLSSDPLKQVLSCDSLSTTKENQIRIKRNAPKSKKPFSPSEYGNGFPLEKSLCKHRTIHTADNRFSCSKCGKCFYQKSDFVTHQRSYTWEKSFSCSECGKSFNKKSHLVIHHRTHTGEKHFSCSKCGKFFNKKSHLVIHHRTHTGEKPFSCSECGKCFNRKVHLDYHQRTHTGEKPFSCSECGKGFNQKTDLLKHQRIHTGEKPFSCSECGKCFNRKSNVVIHHRTHTGEKPFSCSECGKCFNRKAHLDYHQRTHTGEKPFSCSECGKGFNHKSDLLKHQRIHTGEKTFSCSECGKGFNHKSDFHKHQIIHTGEKPFSCSECGKCFNQKSNFVIHHRTHTGEKPFSCSECGKCFNRKTHLARHQRTHTGAKPFSCSECGKCFNHKSDLLTHQIIHTGQKPFSCS, encoded by the exons atggacagagacaagatggcggagaggatattacacctcaccctagagatcctcttccgtcttactggagag cattacacagtggtgaagaagacctctagtgaacgctgtcaggaccctgtgtctgagggatggggaagacccctgagcccaatcatggggcttccacctcaccccctgatacatgaggacatcaatgacaagaagatcctagaactcatgtacaagatgattgagctgctgactggagag gttcctataaggtgtcaggatttcgctgtctatttctccatggaggagtgggagtatttagaagaacacagagatctgtacaaggacgtcagaaTGGAGGGTCCCCgggccctcacatcaccag TTCTATCcaataagaggacaacaccagagagatgtccccgtcctcttccacAGGacagtaaacaagaagatcccaatgctcctcaggatcatcag ggtgaagatctgacccatattaatactacagagagatATGTGATGGGTGATGAGCCGTGTAAGGAGATTCCTACAtacgactacccag atgactgtaccaggagatcagagggacagttgacatcttcaatttttaaatccgatgatcttgagatcccactagatacaattgaagtgaatgccattactccagatataccatcatccttttacagcaaagatctgtcatctgatcctttgaaacaggttcTGTCTTGTGATTCCTtatcgactactaaggaaaatcaaattcGCATTAAACGAAATGCTCCTAAATCAAAGAAGCCGTTTTCACCTTCAGAATATGGAAATGGCTTTCCCCTTGAAAAGTCTCTTTGTAAACATCGAACAATTCACACAGCAGACaacagattttcttgttccaagtgtgggaaatgtttttaccagaaatcagattttgttacaCACCAGAGAAGTTACACGTGGGAGAaatctttttcctgttcagaatgtgggaaatcttttaacaagaaatcacatcttgttatacaccacagaactcacacaggagagaagcatttttcctgttcaaaatgtgggaaattttttaacaaaaaatcacatcttgttatacaccacagaactcacacaggggagaaacctttttcctgttcagaatgtgggaaatgttttaaccggaaagtgcatcttgattaccaccagagaacccacacaggggagaagccgttttcctgttcagaatgtggaaaaggtTTTAACCAAAAAacagatttgcttaagcaccagagaattcacacaggggagaagcctttttcctgttcagaatgcggtaaatgttttaaccggaaatcaaatgttgttatacaccacagaactcacacgggggagaaacctttttcctgttcagaatgtgggaaatgttttaaccggaaagcgcatcttgattaccaccagagaacccacacaggggagaagcctttttcctgttcagaatgtggaaaaggtTTTAATcataaatcagatttgcttaagcaccagagaattcacacaggggagaagaccttttcctgttcagaatgtggaaaaggtTTTAATCATAAATCAGATTTCCATAAGcaccagataattcacacaggggagaagcctttttcctgttcagaatgtgggaaatgttttaaccagaaatcaaattttgttatacaccacaggactcacacaggggagaagcctttttcctgttcagaatgtgggaaatgttttaaccgtaaaacGCATCTGGctagacaccagagaactcacacaggggcgaagcctttttcttgttcagaatgtggaaaatgttttaaccataaatcagatttgcttacgcaccagataattcacacagggcagaagcctttttcatgttcttaa